Proteins encoded by one window of Streptomyces sp. LX-29:
- a CDS encoding DoxX family protein, giving the protein MAKGNRRGRTRGAGGGPATGRRAVAARYALVPLRLFLGVTFVYAGLDKLTTPGFFAATGVDSLGAQMRGVRDSAAVPWLVDLALKSPEGFGYAIAFGELAVGLGTLFGLLARVAALGGALISLSLWLTVSWRTEPYYYGNDLVYLMAWLPLVLAGAPRISLDAEIARRRGRRLPV; this is encoded by the coding sequence ATGGCGAAGGGAAACCGCAGGGGGCGGACGCGCGGCGCGGGCGGCGGCCCGGCGACGGGCCGGCGGGCGGTCGCCGCCCGGTACGCGCTGGTGCCGCTGCGCCTCTTCCTCGGCGTCACCTTCGTCTACGCGGGCCTCGACAAGCTCACCACGCCCGGCTTCTTCGCGGCCACCGGCGTCGACTCCCTCGGCGCCCAGATGCGGGGCGTGCGGGACTCCGCCGCCGTGCCCTGGCTGGTGGACCTGGCGCTGAAGAGCCCGGAGGGGTTCGGCTACGCGATCGCCTTCGGTGAGCTCGCGGTCGGCCTCGGCACCCTCTTCGGCCTGCTGGCCCGCGTCGCCGCCCTCGGCGGCGCGCTGATCTCCCTCAGCCTGTGGCTCACCGTCAGCTGGCGGACCGAGCCCTACTACTACGGCAACGACCTGGTGTATCTGATGGCCTGGCTGCCGCTGGTGCTGGCGGGAGCGCCCCGGATCTCCCTGGACGCCGAGATCGCCAGACGGCGGGGGCGGCGGCTGCCCGTCTGA
- a CDS encoding MarR family transcriptional regulator produces MFNVKSFMVEIHRGEGDDVTDAADLIVEQWRRERPELEGSLQSVEVLGRVLRMQRVYDQHFKRLNDEFAVNMGEFDMLATLRRSGPPYTLSAGAFAKAAMVSPGAITNRMDRLEDKGLVERIRDRADRRSVKIRLTERGKTLVDEAMAAHLRDYDEILSVLTPEECQQIASGLRKILEAQGDTTLT; encoded by the coding sequence TTGTTCAACGTCAAGTCTTTTATGGTTGAAATACACCGCGGAGAGGGTGATGACGTGACCGATGCGGCGGACCTGATCGTCGAGCAGTGGCGCAGGGAACGGCCCGAGCTGGAGGGCAGCCTGCAGTCCGTGGAGGTGCTGGGGCGCGTGCTGCGCATGCAGCGCGTGTACGACCAGCACTTCAAAAGGCTCAACGACGAATTCGCCGTGAACATGGGCGAGTTCGACATGCTGGCCACGCTGCGCCGCTCGGGCCCGCCCTACACGCTCAGCGCCGGCGCCTTCGCGAAAGCGGCCATGGTGTCCCCGGGCGCCATCACGAACCGCATGGACCGCCTGGAGGACAAGGGTTTGGTCGAGCGGATCCGCGACCGCGCGGACCGACGATCGGTAAAGATCCGTCTCACCGAGCGCGGCAAGACACTGGTCGACGAGGCCATGGCCGCCCACCTGCGGGACTACGACGAGATCCTGTCCGTCCTGACCCCCGAGGAGTGCCAGCAGATCGCCTCGGGGCTACGCAAGATTCTCGAGGCGCAGGGCGACACGACGCTCACCTGA
- a CDS encoding ATP-binding protein encodes MTTATPPAPEPPLRRFYRSAEGRMLGGVARGLAGHLGLPVSWVRIAFVALFLAEGFGALVYALFWFVVPLGVGGVDTERPSPLSGAAAGPDGRRRRFARRPDKGQLLALLALLVGAGIFVESFHLGRANAYIWPLLFIGAGVALVWRQADNARRAQWVELSRSKRVLPIARGAAGVLLVGVGVTGIVVMQGSGRHLGAVLQASLAVVVGVALLAGPYLVRMMRDLSEERLMRIRAQERAEVAAHVHDSVLHTLTLIQRNADDAREVARLARAQERELRAWLYRPEGTGKDEAEQPRTLAEAVRATAAEVEDYHGVPIEVVVVGDCPLDERLNAQLQAAREAMVNAAKYGGEGGPVQVYAEVEGRTVFISVRDRGPGFDLEAVPDDRMGVRESIVGRMQRNGGTARLRSAPDGGTEVELEMERAETT; translated from the coding sequence ATGACCACCGCCACGCCCCCCGCCCCCGAGCCGCCGCTGCGCAGGTTCTACCGCAGCGCCGAGGGCCGGATGCTCGGCGGTGTGGCGCGCGGGCTGGCCGGCCATCTGGGCCTGCCGGTCTCCTGGGTGCGGATCGCCTTCGTCGCCCTCTTCCTGGCGGAGGGTTTCGGCGCGCTGGTGTACGCGCTGTTCTGGTTCGTGGTGCCGCTGGGCGTCGGCGGCGTGGACACCGAGCGGCCTTCGCCGCTCTCGGGCGCCGCCGCCGGACCTGACGGCAGGCGTCGCCGGTTCGCCCGCAGGCCGGACAAGGGGCAGCTGCTGGCGCTGCTGGCGCTGCTGGTCGGCGCCGGGATCTTCGTCGAGAGCTTCCACCTCGGTCGGGCCAACGCCTATATCTGGCCGCTGCTGTTCATCGGCGCGGGCGTCGCGCTGGTGTGGCGGCAGGCGGACAACGCGCGCCGCGCCCAGTGGGTCGAGCTCAGCCGCAGCAAGCGGGTGCTGCCGATCGCGCGGGGCGCGGCCGGGGTGCTGCTGGTCGGTGTGGGCGTCACCGGAATCGTCGTGATGCAGGGCTCCGGCCGGCATCTGGGCGCCGTGCTCCAGGCATCCCTCGCGGTGGTCGTCGGCGTGGCGCTGCTGGCCGGCCCGTATCTGGTGCGGATGATGCGGGACCTGTCCGAGGAGCGACTGATGCGCATCCGCGCGCAGGAGCGCGCCGAGGTCGCCGCCCATGTCCACGACTCGGTACTGCACACGCTCACCCTCATCCAGCGCAACGCGGACGACGCCCGCGAGGTGGCCCGGCTGGCCCGTGCCCAGGAGCGGGAGCTGCGCGCCTGGCTCTACCGGCCGGAGGGCACCGGCAAGGACGAGGCGGAGCAGCCGCGGACCCTCGCGGAGGCGGTCCGGGCCACGGCCGCCGAGGTCGAGGACTACCACGGGGTGCCGATCGAGGTGGTGGTCGTCGGCGACTGCCCGCTGGACGAGAGGCTGAACGCCCAGCTCCAGGCCGCGCGCGAGGCGATGGTCAACGCCGCCAAGTACGGTGGCGAGGGGGGACCGGTGCAGGTCTACGCCGAGGTCGAGGGCCGTACGGTGTTCATCTCCGTGCGGGACCGGGGGCCGGGCTTCGACCTGGAGGCGGTCCCGGACGACCGGATGGGCGTACGGGAGTCGATCGTCGGTCGGATGCAGCGCAACGGCGGCACGGCGCGCCTGCGCTCGGCGCCGGACGGGGGCACGGAAGTGGAGCTGGAGATGGAGAGGGCGGAGACGACATGA
- a CDS encoding lipoprotein, protein MRGFGRAAVCAALALGVLTGCSSDSGSDDERSGKGGKAGKKDTVAAAPKAGQVGGKGSACPLPVAFGLAESWKPKAVTPPKEDEPAAFLISQGPVKLACEIDAKPAGNIGFLRVWTNDDGGTGTKPLELLKSFMADDKYHRKPEYRELKAGSLAAAEVSYLNAAPGYEDDPKRERAFAVVTPKGGVVVHLGGFDTQEHEEMLPAYELAKETMAAS, encoded by the coding sequence ATGCGTGGATTCGGGCGGGCAGCGGTGTGCGCTGCGCTCGCGCTGGGCGTACTCACCGGCTGCTCGTCCGACTCGGGGTCGGACGACGAAAGAAGCGGCAAGGGCGGCAAGGCGGGCAAGAAGGACACCGTGGCGGCGGCCCCGAAGGCCGGTCAGGTCGGCGGCAAGGGCTCGGCCTGCCCGCTCCCCGTGGCGTTCGGCCTCGCCGAGTCCTGGAAGCCGAAGGCCGTGACGCCGCCCAAGGAGGACGAGCCGGCCGCCTTCCTCATCAGCCAGGGCCCGGTCAAGCTCGCCTGCGAGATCGACGCCAAGCCCGCCGGGAACATCGGCTTCCTGCGGGTGTGGACCAACGACGACGGCGGCACCGGCACCAAGCCCCTGGAGCTGCTGAAGTCCTTCATGGCCGACGACAAGTACCACCGCAAGCCCGAGTACCGCGAGCTCAAGGCGGGCTCGCTGGCCGCCGCCGAGGTCTCCTACCTCAACGCCGCGCCCGGCTACGAGGACGACCCCAAGCGCGAGCGCGCCTTCGCCGTCGTCACTCCCAAGGGCGGGGTGGTGGTGCACCTGGGCGGATTCGACACCCAGGAGCACGAGGAGATGCTGCCGGCGTACGAGCTGGCCAAGGAGACGATGGCGGCCTCCTGA
- a CDS encoding response regulator transcription factor, giving the protein MTTTEAEGTTRRVRVVLVDDHRMFRTGVQAEIGQTDRTGVEVVGEAADVDQAVTVINATRPEVVLLDVHLPGGGGVEVLRRSSALMADPERPVRFLALSVSDAADDVIGVIRGGARGYVTKTITGADLVDAVFRVSDGDAVFSPRLAGFVLDAFASTDAPPVDEDLDRLTQREREVLRLIARGYAYKEIAKQLFISVKTVESHVSAVLRKLQLSNRHELTRWATARRLV; this is encoded by the coding sequence ATGACGACGACCGAGGCCGAGGGGACGACGCGCCGGGTGCGGGTCGTGCTCGTCGACGACCACCGGATGTTCCGCACCGGGGTGCAGGCCGAGATCGGCCAGACGGACCGCACGGGGGTGGAGGTCGTCGGCGAGGCCGCCGACGTCGACCAGGCCGTCACCGTCATCAACGCCACCCGCCCCGAGGTGGTCCTGCTCGACGTCCATCTGCCGGGCGGCGGCGGGGTGGAGGTGCTGCGCCGCTCCAGCGCCCTGATGGCCGACCCGGAGCGCCCGGTGCGCTTCCTCGCACTCTCCGTCTCGGACGCCGCCGACGACGTGATCGGAGTGATCCGGGGCGGCGCGCGCGGCTATGTCACCAAGACCATCACCGGCGCCGACCTCGTCGACGCCGTCTTCCGCGTCTCCGACGGCGACGCCGTCTTCTCCCCGCGCCTGGCCGGCTTCGTCCTCGACGCCTTCGCCTCGACGGACGCCCCGCCAGTCGACGAGGACCTGGACCGGCTCACCCAGCGCGAGCGCGAGGTGCTGCGGCTCATCGCCCGCGGCTACGCCTACAAGGAGATCGCCAAGCAGCTCTTCATCTCGGTGAAGACGGTCGAGTCCCATGTCTCGGCCGTGCTGCGCAAGCTCCAGCTCTCCAACCGCCACGAGCTGACCCGGTGGGCGACGGCGCGACGCCTGGTGTGA
- a CDS encoding PspC domain-containing protein, whose amino-acid sequence MTDAHPVADASGPPGAHGPRDASDPSAPPPPSGPLRRSREHKVVGGVCGGLGRYCDMDPVIFRVALSVLAVAGGLGLIAYGFCWLLIPLYGEEENEGRRLLSGRVEGTALTAVLCALIGCGLFLSMLNNGNVVTFSLMLSLATVGAGYWSLHRRQAESGTGAVDAATAQAVADAPPETLAPPPPGGGPSWWRDPIVKDGTTGHVGTGYLWGPDDGTETPAAAPATEAPRLRYGPPDRERVPTPARPPRERVPIGGWTFLTALLAAAAGIGATWGERPLGTTLEIGLAAALGVFGLGLLVSTRYGRTGAGTLVSAVLTCVLLAGAAALPKSVTTDWTRRTWAPTSAAAASRAPYELGTGVGTLRLTGLGLREGQTAAVTAEVGAGRLAVVVPPDVTVELEVEVGLGDISLPEDTEGDIDVAPGEEARVTLKPADGREPRGTLELDLKVGLGQVEVDRA is encoded by the coding sequence ATGACCGACGCACACCCCGTGGCGGACGCGTCCGGGCCGCCCGGCGCGCACGGCCCGCGCGACGCGAGCGACCCGTCCGCCCCGCCGCCGCCCTCCGGCCCGCTGCGGCGCAGCCGCGAGCACAAGGTGGTCGGCGGGGTCTGCGGCGGTCTCGGCCGCTACTGCGACATGGACCCGGTGATCTTCCGGGTGGCGCTGTCGGTGCTCGCCGTCGCGGGCGGCCTCGGCCTGATCGCCTACGGCTTCTGCTGGCTGCTGATCCCGCTCTACGGCGAGGAGGAGAACGAGGGTCGCAGGCTGCTGTCCGGGCGGGTGGAGGGGACGGCGCTGACCGCGGTGCTGTGCGCGCTGATCGGCTGTGGGCTGTTCCTGTCGATGCTCAACAACGGCAACGTCGTCACCTTCTCTCTCATGCTGTCGCTCGCCACCGTCGGCGCGGGCTACTGGTCGCTCCACCGCCGCCAGGCCGAGAGCGGCACCGGCGCCGTCGACGCCGCCACCGCCCAGGCGGTCGCCGACGCGCCGCCCGAGACGCTGGCCCCGCCGCCGCCCGGCGGCGGCCCCTCCTGGTGGCGCGACCCGATCGTCAAGGACGGCACGACGGGGCACGTCGGCACGGGCTATCTGTGGGGTCCCGACGACGGCACGGAGACCCCCGCGGCCGCGCCGGCCACCGAGGCCCCGCGCCTCCGGTACGGGCCGCCCGACAGGGAACGGGTCCCGACGCCCGCCCGCCCACCCCGCGAGCGCGTCCCGATCGGCGGCTGGACCTTCCTGACGGCCCTGCTGGCCGCCGCGGCCGGCATCGGCGCCACCTGGGGCGAGCGGCCGCTCGGCACCACCCTGGAGATCGGGCTGGCCGCCGCGCTCGGTGTCTTCGGTCTGGGCCTGCTCGTCAGCACCCGGTACGGGCGCACCGGCGCGGGCACCTTGGTCTCCGCCGTGCTGACCTGCGTCCTGCTGGCGGGCGCCGCCGCCCTGCCGAAGTCCGTGACGACCGACTGGACGCGCAGGACCTGGGCTCCGACGAGCGCGGCCGCGGCGTCCCGCGCCCCGTACGAACTGGGCACCGGTGTGGGCACCCTGCGGCTGACCGGGCTGGGGCTGCGGGAGGGCCAGACGGCGGCGGTGACCGCCGAGGTCGGCGCGGGCCGGCTGGCGGTGGTCGTGCCGCCGGATGTGACGGTGGAGCTGGAGGTCGAGGTGGGGCTGGGCGACATCTCGCTCCCGGAGGACACCGAGGGCGATATCGACGTGGCGCCCGGCGAGGAGGCCAGGGTGACCCTGAAGCCGGCCGACGGTCGCGAACCGCGCGGCACGCTGGAGCTCGATCTGAAGGTCGGACTGGGTCAGGTGGAGGTGGACCGCGCATGA
- a CDS encoding Uma2 family endonuclease, protein MDAKTLAKSLPAYGQQAVRTALNALSAVGHLRRVRETIGGGRTQRVFRTYFSRTAREDAWWARFLAGSEAGDGARKGAYEKPAAMAPPAPQAPPAPKGAPRSAAYQALAALGCANPRMTLSAAECAALESLAAEWFARGATPAHFAAALTAGLPPEIHSPGALARSRLRAKLPPEPAAPPAAEPPPPRRLVECTNCGRPGRPENLPGGLCRACRGELPARGPGGPTAVEIHAHVARLRAVNDTQVKPVPDGDHDEIIMWVQEQCMQHRPDVRLYRERRLKVEGYRRGRAIPDGALAPRRHFTGHGEWSDPDGVLMVVEVTSHDSDTDRRDRREKRDAYAGAEIPVYLLVDREP, encoded by the coding sequence ATGGACGCCAAGACCCTCGCGAAGTCCTTACCCGCCTACGGCCAGCAGGCCGTCCGTACCGCCCTCAACGCCCTCTCCGCCGTCGGGCATCTGCGGCGCGTGCGGGAGACGATCGGCGGCGGGCGTACGCAGCGGGTGTTCCGGACGTACTTCTCGCGGACGGCGCGCGAGGACGCGTGGTGGGCGCGGTTCCTCGCGGGTAGCGAGGCAGGTGACGGCGCGCGCAAAGGCGCGTACGAGAAGCCCGCCGCGATGGCTCCACCGGCGCCACAGGCACCACCGGCGCCGAAGGGCGCCCCCCGCTCCGCCGCGTACCAGGCCCTCGCCGCCCTTGGCTGCGCCAACCCCCGTATGACCCTCTCAGCCGCCGAGTGCGCCGCGCTGGAGTCGCTGGCGGCTGAGTGGTTCGCGCGTGGGGCGACCCCGGCGCACTTCGCCGCTGCCCTCACGGCCGGGCTCCCGCCCGAGATCCACAGCCCCGGCGCCCTCGCCCGCAGCCGGCTCCGTGCCAAGCTGCCACCCGAGCCCGCCGCCCCGCCCGCCGCGGAGCCCCCGCCGCCCCGGCGTCTCGTCGAGTGCACGAACTGCGGCCGCCCCGGTCGCCCGGAGAACCTCCCCGGCGGCCTGTGCCGCGCCTGCCGGGGCGAGCTTCCGGCTCGTGGTCCGGGCGGGCCGACGGCCGTCGAGATCCATGCCCACGTCGCGCGGCTGCGAGCCGTCAACGACACACAGGTCAAGCCCGTGCCGGACGGGGATCACGACGAGATCATCATGTGGGTGCAGGAGCAGTGCATGCAGCACCGGCCTGACGTGCGGCTCTACCGGGAGCGCCGCCTGAAGGTCGAGGGCTACCGCAGGGGCCGTGCCATTCCGGATGGTGCTCTCGCGCCTCGCAGGCACTTCACCGGGCACGGCGAGTGGTCCGACCCGGATGGCGTGCTGATGGTCGTCGAGGTCACCTCGCACGACTCGGACACCGACCGGCGTGATCGTAGGGAGAAGCGCGACGCCTACGCCGGGGCGGAGATCCCGGTGTACCTGCTCGTCGATCGCGAGCCGTGA
- a CDS encoding serine/threonine protein kinase, with protein sequence MSEGGRLVAGRYRLIEKVGRGGMGAVWRAEDELLGRQIAVKRLHVSPHLADDELATLYERTRREARSAARITHPNVVVVHDVVEDGGRPCIVMEYVPGSTMADLLKGGQTIPAAEAARIGLAMVSALRAAHAAGVLHRDVKPGNVLLGADKRVVLTDFGIAMATGTSTLTKTGEVVGSIDYIAPERVRGRKPGPASDLWALGATLYQALEGRPPFRRDTAMETAYAIAVDPVDPTRNAGPLTSLVEALLDKDPDRRPSADAVERMLRVPLSDTDTTLFPAVSLTRPTAVQPAAKPVREPATPEPPKAPPARNEPAWAREPARAPEPEPEPVRDEPAPAPEPPRAPEPARTTATTRTPEPSRTTVTTPASEIPYSGGTSRRAGIRTFLSVVAAGVVGAAVVTGIYLASGGDGGGTKAEGKNETKSPTPVKTKHTAPPVPEGYVLNRVGELGLSVPVPKGWTLDSMSGRAVNFVDPTGEASLRINVLDFASTDPVEHFKEVEKDLRAKYSWYERKRLQETKFRNQPAAIWEMEFQGDTRRISAIDLGWGRVGEKEYALYLSAPTDVFDSYRSVFDRAKEGLRLPGDVEPRGAGKPSGSDQG encoded by the coding sequence GTGTCGGAGGGTGGGCGGCTGGTCGCCGGACGCTACCGGTTGATCGAGAAGGTCGGCCGCGGGGGAATGGGCGCGGTGTGGCGCGCCGAGGACGAGTTGCTCGGCCGTCAGATCGCGGTCAAGCGGCTGCACGTCTCCCCGCACCTCGCCGACGACGAGCTGGCCACCCTCTACGAGCGCACCCGCCGCGAGGCGCGCAGCGCGGCCCGCATCACCCATCCCAACGTGGTCGTGGTCCACGACGTCGTCGAGGACGGCGGCCGGCCGTGCATCGTCATGGAGTACGTCCCGGGCTCGACCATGGCCGACCTCCTCAAGGGCGGCCAGACGATACCCGCGGCCGAGGCGGCCCGCATCGGACTCGCCATGGTCTCCGCGCTGCGCGCCGCGCACGCCGCCGGGGTGCTGCACCGCGACGTCAAGCCGGGCAACGTCCTGCTGGGCGCGGACAAGCGGGTGGTGCTCACCGACTTCGGCATCGCCATGGCGACCGGCACCTCCACCCTCACCAAGACCGGCGAGGTCGTCGGCTCCATCGACTACATCGCCCCCGAACGCGTCAGGGGCCGCAAGCCGGGTCCGGCCTCCGACCTGTGGGCGCTCGGCGCGACGCTCTATCAGGCGCTGGAGGGCCGCCCGCCGTTCCGCCGGGACACCGCGATGGAGACGGCGTACGCGATCGCCGTGGACCCGGTCGACCCGACGCGCAACGCCGGCCCCCTCACCTCGCTCGTCGAGGCGCTGCTGGACAAGGACCCGGACCGGCGGCCGTCGGCGGACGCGGTGGAGCGGATGCTGCGGGTGCCGCTCTCCGACACCGACACCACCCTCTTCCCCGCGGTCTCGCTGACCCGGCCGACGGCGGTGCAGCCGGCGGCCAAGCCGGTGCGGGAGCCGGCGACCCCGGAGCCCCCCAAGGCCCCGCCCGCCCGCAACGAACCCGCCTGGGCGCGGGAGCCGGCGCGAGCGCCGGAGCCCGAGCCCGAGCCCGTCCGCGACGAACCGGCGCCGGCCCCGGAGCCGCCGCGGGCCCCGGAACCGGCCCGGACGACGGCGACCACCCGGACGCCGGAACCCTCGCGCACCACCGTGACCACCCCCGCCTCGGAGATCCCGTACAGCGGCGGGACCAGCCGCCGCGCCGGCATCCGCACCTTCCTGAGCGTGGTGGCGGCCGGCGTGGTCGGCGCGGCCGTGGTGACGGGGATCTACCTGGCCTCGGGTGGGGACGGCGGCGGGACGAAGGCCGAGGGGAAGAACGAGACCAAGTCCCCCACCCCGGTGAAGACGAAGCACACCGCCCCGCCGGTCCCGGAGGGGTACGTGCTCAACCGCGTGGGCGAGCTCGGCCTCTCGGTGCCCGTCCCGAAGGGCTGGACCCTGGACTCGATGAGCGGCCGGGCGGTGAACTTCGTCGATCCCACCGGCGAGGCGAGCCTGCGGATCAACGTGCTGGACTTCGCGAGCACCGACCCGGTCGAGCACTTCAAGGAGGTCGAGAAGGACCTCCGCGCCAAGTACTCCTGGTACGAGCGCAAGCGGCTCCAGGAGACCAAGTTCCGGAACCAGCCCGCGGCCATATGGGAGATGGAGTTCCAGGGCGACACCAGGCGGATCAGCGCCATCGACCTCGGCTGGGGCCGGGTGGGGGAGAAGGAGTACGCGCTCTACCTCTCCGCGCCCACCGACGTGTTCGACTCGTACCGCTCCGTCTTCGACCGCGCCAAGGAGGGCCTGCGGCTCCCCGGGGACGTCGAGCCCCGCGGGGCCGGGAAGCCCTCCGGGTCCGATCAGGGGTGA